One part of the Synergistota bacterium genome encodes these proteins:
- the madL gene encoding malonate transporter subunit MadL: MEILGLGILAGCMVVGLFIGNSLGKLLGLNSDVGGVGFAMLLLVFITNYLEIKGKPLPERVGKGIEFVAALYIPVVVAMASIQNVVAAVKGGWTALLAGGGATVLSFFIVPLISKIGKSKQG, from the coding sequence ATGGAGATATTGGGGCTTGGTATACTAGCAGGGTGTATGGTAGTTGGATTATTCATAGGCAATTCTCTAGGTAAGCTGCTCGGACTTAACAGCGATGTGGGTGGGGTTGGCTTTGCCATGCTTCTATTAGTTTTTATTACTAACTACTTAGAGATAAAAGGTAAACCATTGCCCGAGCGAGTGGGGAAAGGTATAGAATTCGTAGCTGCTCTTTATATACCTGTAGTAGTCGCTATGGCTTCTATTCAAAACGTTGTAGCTGCTGTTAAAGGCGGATGGACAGCTTTATTAGCTGGTGGAGGAGCTACTGTACTTTCCTTTTTCATCGTTCCGCTTATATCTAAGATTGGAAAGTCTAAACAAGGTTAG
- the madM gene encoding malonate transporter subunit MadM has protein sequence MLSLLEGVLVRNNLVTAFGVVAILMLIADRIATSIGQKRLSSSIAITLGLILAYIGGAYTGGKNGIADVKIFSGMALLGGAMLRDYAIISTAYGAKWENLKKAGLPGTVSLFVGVFFSFAIGCIFAVLLGFKDPVSITTIGGGACTFIVGPVTGSALKASSDVIALSIATGVVKAVLTMMLTPFIAPKIGLNNPTVAMVYGGIMGTTSGVAGGLAATDPKLVPYGAMTATFYTGLGCLLIPSVGFLIVKAFF, from the coding sequence ATGTTAAGCTTACTTGAGGGAGTACTTGTTAGGAATAATTTGGTTACGGCTTTCGGAGTAGTGGCTATTTTAATGCTTATAGCTGATAGGATAGCTACATCGATTGGTCAGAAGAGATTGAGCTCTTCCATAGCTATAACGCTTGGTTTAATTTTAGCTTATATAGGTGGCGCTTACACTGGAGGAAAAAACGGTATAGCAGATGTTAAAATTTTCTCAGGCATGGCTTTACTTGGTGGTGCTATGCTTAGAGATTACGCTATTATTTCTACAGCCTATGGAGCTAAATGGGAAAATCTTAAGAAAGCCGGTTTACCCGGAACTGTATCTTTATTTGTAGGAGTATTTTTCTCCTTCGCTATAGGGTGTATATTTGCAGTGTTGCTTGGCTTTAAAGACCCGGTTTCTATAACCACCATAGGTGGAGGGGCCTGTACCTTTATAGTTGGGCCTGTAACCGGTTCAGCATTGAAGGCAAGCTCTGATGTTATAGCTCTTTCTATTGCTACGGGTGTTGTTAAGGCTGTTTTAACGATGATGTTAACGCCTTTTATAGCGCCCAAAATAGGATTGAATAATCCGACCGTAGCCATGGTTTATGGTGGTATAATGGGAACAACTAGTGGTGTAGCAGGGGGGTTAGCAGCTACCGATCCTAAGCTTGTTCCTTATGGAGCCATGACTGCCACTTTCTATACAGGCTTAGGGTGCTTATTGATACCATCCGTTGGTTTCTTAATCGTTAAAGCATTCTTTTAA
- a CDS encoding phenylacetate--CoA ligase: MIDANNQLAALKDSVKRAYLGYPWYREKMDEAGIKPEDIASLEDIRYLPFMTKDDLRKGYPWGVTAVDVVDVIRIHCSSGTTGKPTVVSYTQGDIDKWAELMAWCLRVAGLRKDDIFQISYNYGLFTGSFGYHYGAERIGCCVIPASGGYTERQIELMMDLGTTAITSTPSYALYLAEVLAEKGISPDQLKLRLGIFGGEPWSEEMRVQIERGLGLVALDCYGLSEIWGPGVAIECSYKDGLHIREDYFIMEVIDPETLKPIPMGEEGELVITTLNREATPMIRYRTRDITRLFYKSCACGLSGLKMDRVKGRTDDMLIIRGVNVFPKQIESILGGFSELSLNYQLVVGEKKHLKRLEVRCELSNGFMGDVDELTQRVSKTLKDKLGVTVDLVILPPGSLERSSGKAKRLISG; encoded by the coding sequence ATGATCGATGCTAATAATCAATTGGCAGCTTTAAAGGATAGTGTTAAAAGGGCTTATCTGGGTTATCCTTGGTATCGTGAGAAGATGGATGAGGCCGGGATTAAACCGGAGGATATAGCAAGCCTTGAAGATATTAGATATCTTCCCTTTATGACCAAGGATGATCTTAGAAAAGGATACCCTTGGGGTGTAACTGCTGTTGATGTGGTTGATGTAATTAGAATTCACTGTTCTTCTGGGACTACGGGCAAGCCTACAGTTGTTAGTTATACCCAGGGAGATATTGATAAGTGGGCTGAGCTTATGGCCTGGTGCCTTCGTGTGGCTGGTTTAAGAAAAGATGATATATTTCAAATATCTTACAACTATGGTCTCTTCACCGGTTCATTTGGTTATCACTATGGAGCTGAGCGTATCGGATGTTGTGTAATTCCAGCTTCAGGGGGTTATACGGAAAGACAAATAGAGCTTATGATGGATCTTGGAACAACTGCTATTACTTCTACTCCAAGCTATGCTCTTTATCTTGCTGAGGTGTTGGCTGAGAAAGGTATTTCACCGGATCAGCTTAAGCTTCGCTTAGGTATATTTGGTGGTGAGCCTTGGAGCGAGGAGATGAGGGTTCAGATAGAAAGGGGATTGGGCTTGGTTGCGCTTGATTGCTATGGTTTAAGTGAGATATGGGGACCAGGTGTGGCTATCGAGTGTTCTTATAAAGATGGTCTTCACATAAGGGAAGATTATTTTATAATGGAAGTTATAGATCCAGAAACCTTAAAGCCTATCCCAATGGGAGAGGAAGGAGAGCTTGTTATAACTACTTTGAATAGAGAGGCCACACCTATGATAAGATATAGGACTAGAGATATAACTAGACTCTTTTACAAAAGCTGTGCATGTGGGCTTTCTGGACTGAAGATGGATAGGGTAAAAGGTAGAACAGATGATATGCTTATAATTCGTGGTGTTAATGTTTTTCCTAAGCAGATAGAGTCTATATTAGGAGGCTTTAGTGAGCTTAGTTTAAACTATCAGCTTGTTGTAGGTGAAAAGAAGCACTTAAAGAGACTTGAGGTAAGGTGTGAGCTTTCTAACGGCTTTATGGGGGATGTAGATGAGCTTACTCAGCGCGTTTCCAAGACACTTAAAGATAAGCTTGGAGTTACAGTGGATCTTGTCATACTTCCTCCAGGTAGCCTTGAGAGATCGTCTGGTAAGGCGAAGAGGTTGATTAGCGGATAG